The Paenibacillus polymyxa M1 DNA segment AATTGATTGGCACTCTCCAAATTTTTGTCCGAAAAATCAACCCACTTTTTCCCTCGAAGACTCTGCAGTTCTTTAATCGGTTCGATATGCAATTTATCATGCTTATCGAGGCTTAGGGAAACCGGCAAAGATAAATTATGAGCCCATCCGGATTGATATTCAGCTTGCGGTGTTCTAACATTTTGCACCATGGAGAATACGACCGTTCTTCCGTCGGGTGTGACCAGACCGCTCTCTGCGGTTAAATAGCCGTCACCTACATCCATTTTGGAGGGTGCCTCCTGATCAGGAATAAATTTAAAGTTATCCCGGTCCCAGGTCCCGATCCAGTAAAAGACCTCAACATCTCTTTGCACATCGTTCGCTGGAGGAACATGCTCCGGCTTTTCATGGGGATTAATCATGAAAATATATTTTTGCTTGCCCGTACTATCCGTGCCTAACGGCAATAACACTGGTAACTCCCATACCGTACCCAACTCCGGATAACGGCTTCTGTCACTAACGTATAAAGGCCCCTTATATTCCCAATTGTACATATCATCGGATACATACACCAAAGCTGTGCCGCTGCTGAAGTCTGGAAGACCAGATGTCACTAACTGATACCACTTGTCCACCTCTTTGTCGTACCATACAAACGGATCGCGGAACTCGTTGTGGATGCCTTTTCCGTTCTGCTCCGTTACCGGTTTAGGATATTTCACCCATTTTTCCAAATAGGGATCGGACAAATCCGCCGGAGTTGCCAACCCTGTTCTTTGGTTCGGCGACAAGGAGTCGTTGCCAGCGGTATAGAACAGAACAGGATTGCCGTTTCGATCATACGCTGCACTGCCTGACCACGTGCCGTCCGGATCTAGGGTGCCCGCTTCGGGCACAAGAGCAGGTCTTACATTTTCCCAGTTCACCATATCGTCACTCACCCAATGCCCCCAGTGGATTTGATGCCAGAATGGACCTTGCGGGTTATGTTGATAAAATAAATGGTATTTGCCGTTATAGTAAATCGGTGCATGTGCTTCATTCATCCAGTTTTGCGGAGGCATCGCGTGGTACTGGGGTCGGTGCTGATCTCCGTCAAACACACTTGGATCCTCATCAATGTCCGCATTCGGAATTTTCGGAATTGAACCTCCATGAAGCGCCTTCACGCCCTCATATCCAGCAAGTATCTCCTGGTTCGTAAGGGCTTTATTATGCAGCTTCACTTCATCTAGGAGTCCGCTGAACATATTGAAGGAGAACACCCCTGCTAACTCTACAGGTTTATTATTTTTCCCGATGATCAGGCTTTCGGTAGATGGTGTGATCGGAACGTTGAGGGGGGTTACTTGGGAAGCCACTTCCTCACCGTTTAGATATAACTTAATTTTTCCATCTTCTTTACTGAAAGTAGCGGCCACATAATTCCACTTGTATTTTTCCAACGGGTGATCCTTTACCCATACCTGAATCCACTGACCGCCAATGCCTACTTGCATCGACCATGTACCGTGCCGATACATACCAAGAGAAAAGCCTTCCGCTTTATCCTGGTCGGATTGGTTTACGATCGCAGACAGCTTGTTTCCGTCTCCCCACTCATAGCTACGCGGTGCAACCCAAGCTTCGATGGTTAACGCGTCGCTTACAGGCACAGTATCGTTTGCATTGACCTCAATATAATTCGAGTATCCATCGAACAATAAGGCGCCGCCTTTTATTCCGCGCGGAGTCCATCTCGGATCCTTCGATGCCATATACCTGGCGTTGTTAAATACATAGTTCACATCGTGCTTAAGATTGTGTACTTTCTCCAACGCCTTCTTTCCTGTGCCTTCATCAAGGTTTAAGTAGAAAATAGTACCCTTACCACTTGCTTGGAAACTATCAACGGCAATGCTGGCTTCATTGGAATGATCGACAACCTTTACATAGAGCTTCTTGTTGTAGTGTTCTTGCACTTTCCATGAGATTTTCTCGTTCGCACTGACATTCCCGGTTTTCATAAGCAATGTATTGCTGTTCGCATCGTAAAGTGCAACATAGGCGTTTTCTGGTTTGAGGATATCCAAAACAGTAAAGTTAATCGTTCCGGTTCCCTGAAGCGTGAAAGTATTAGAAGTGATGGAGCCCTTTCCTTGCAGGGAGGATTTGGCATAGAAGTTCCCTTCTTTGCTCGCATGAGCTTCATCAGTCACTTCAAAAGCATCTCCCTCAACCGTCCAGCCATCGAGATTTCCGGTTTCAAAGCTTGGATTATCGATTTCATAGCGCTTGAAATCTGGCTTGATATCTGTCGCAACAAATCCTTCAGCTGGCTCCGACTCATGGTACATGGAGAATGCGTCCGCAAAAATGACTCCCCAATCCGAGGTTGC contains these protein-coding regions:
- a CDS encoding GH32 C-terminal domain-containing protein, coding for MRKVKIGKCWILGMVIWAMVLQLVVPGISVASENRTVAGETHIPKNDVKSSVTDTIYQIKNIPKNDMGLSVPDSVYQIRNPGFETGDLTGWTVVKGDAFGPNSVTDETTWWAEKIPYNQEGAYHLNGWKYDESATGILHSSTFVLGGSGWISFRLGGAKNPDKVFINIVEVDTGQVIARYGNSAFADVGFPDPALGMRLANMVQYKADLSTYLGKKLYVEVVDNATSDWGVIFADAFSMYHESEPAEGFVATDIKPDFKRYEIDNPSFETGNLDGWTVEGDAFEVTDEAHASKEGNFYAKSSLQGKGSITSNTFTLQGTGTINFTVLDILKPENAYVALYDANSNTLLMKTGNVSANEKISWKVQEHYNKKLYVKVVDHSNEASIAVDSFQASGKGTIFYLNLDEGTGKKALEKVHNLKHDVNYVFNNARYMASKDPRWTPRGIKGGALLFDGYSNYIEVNANDTVPVSDALTIEAWVAPRSYEWGDGNKLSAIVNQSDQDKAEGFSLGMYRHGTWSMQVGIGGQWIQVWVKDHPLEKYKWNYVAATFSKEDGKIKLYLNGEEVASQVTPLNVPITPSTESLIIGKNNKPVELAGVFSFNMFSGLLDEVKLHNKALTNQEILAGYEGVKALHGGSIPKIPNADIDEDPSVFDGDQHRPQYHAMPPQNWMNEAHAPIYYNGKYHLFYQHNPQGPFWHQIHWGHWVSDDMVNWENVRPALVPEAGTLDPDGTWSGSAAYDRNGNPVLFYTAGNDSLSPNQRTGLATPADLSDPYLEKWVKYPKPVTEQNGKGIHNEFRDPFVWYDKEVDKWYQLVTSGLPDFSSGTALVYVSDDMYNWEYKGPLYVSDRSRYPELGTVWELPVLLPLGTDSTGKQKYIFMINPHEKPEHVPPANDVQRDVEVFYWIGTWDRDNFKFIPDQEAPSKMDVGDGYLTAESGLVTPDGRTVVFSMVQNVRTPQAEYQSGWAHNLSLPVSLSLDKHDKLHIEPIKELQSLRGKKWVDFSDKNLESANQLIKNVKGDMLEIVMEIDPREAQKFGLKVRRSEKGQEETLIYYDKKNGTFNVDRTKSSIDPDVRVDGIQGGYVDLKGENLKLHIFLDRSVIEAFANYKKKLTTRVYIGRYDSLGLQVWADGDINIKSMQVWDMNALTGKPAAPVYVPDKWDNSVYKDITELPNHDFATGDLTGWITEGDAFQNVHVTNTQFFWDNIYFNPSHKIPGGYHLWGFNEQAGGDSLTGSLRSQNFVLGGNGKINFLISGGRDIDRLYVALVRASDGKELFKETATNYEEYQRKIWDASDYIGEELYIKVVDQSKGGFGHINVDDFNVPVQVKKKTNN